In Oryza sativa Japonica Group chromosome 2, ASM3414082v1, the following are encoded in one genomic region:
- the LOC4329905 gene encoding vesicle transport protein GOT1, with the protein MAYEISEIKKIGIGLVGFGILFSFFGVILFFDRGLLALGNIFFLTGIGLLLGWQSMWQLFTKKANIKGSVPFFLGLFLLFVRWPVAGIIMELYGSFVLFSGYGPPIQAFLYQIPVIGWILQYPFQLFGQFRRKRA; encoded by the exons ATGGCGTACGAGATTAGCGAGATCAAAA AAATTGGCATAGGCCTGGTGGGCTTTGGCATCCTATTCTCATTCTTTGGCGTTATCCTTTTCTTTGATAGGGGCTTGTTGGCGTTGGGTAAT ATTTTCTTCTTGACTGGAATCGGCTTGTTGCTTGGTTGGCAATCTATGTGGCAGCTTTTCACAAAGAAGGCAAACATTAAG GGATCTGTTCCTTTCTTCCTTGGTCTGTTTCTTCTCTTTGTCCGATGGCCTGTTGCTGGCATAATAATGGAGCTATATGGATCTTTTGTTCTCTTCAG TGGTTATGGACCTCCTATCCAGGCCTTCCTATACCAGATTCCAGTCATTGGATGGATTCTGCAATACCCATTCCAG CTGTTTGGTCAGTTCAGGCGTAAACGTGCATGA
- the LOC4329907 gene encoding serine/threonine-protein kinase OXI1, which translates to MVSMPPSLPPLPLPPQLSLADLKALSVLGRGARGVVFHVVPAGGAAAAVSATADEDPMALKAISRAAARHKCAEVAGGPGGDGHRRIWFERDVLLALRHPLLPSLRGVVATDSVVGFAIDRCAGGDLNALRRRQAGRVFSVAAIRFYAAELVLALEHLHGLGVVYRDLKPENVLIQDSGHIMLVDFDLSTTLPPPPPPPPPDTAPPPQTARSRGGRRDSTKAAAAVFGCFSSRRAAASRPSPSSSSSSRSPPSTSRTASSSSSSTRCSSAAAKSNSFVGTEDYVAPEIVAGSGHDHAVDWWGLGVVLYEMLYGRTPFRGRSRRETFHRVLAARPDMPGEPTPLRDLIGLLLEKDPGRRLGAHGVKRHAFFRGVDWDRVLHVARPPFIPTPDDDDAGAAAEALDVEKVLHEAFAASTAAAAGETAAVETAAPEAGSDRGRDEDFSVFF; encoded by the coding sequence ATGGTGAGCATGccgccttcgctgccgccgctgccgctgccgccgcagctgAGCCTCGCCGACCTCAAGGCCCTCTCCGTGCTCGGCCGCGGCGCCAGGGGCGTCGTCTTCCACGTCGtgcccgccggcggcgccgccgcggcggtgtcggcgacggcggacgagGATCCCATGGCGCTCAAGGCCATCTcccgcgccgcggcgaggcaCAAGTGcgcggaggtcgccggcggTCCGGGCGGCGACGGGCACCGGAGGATCTGGTTCGAGCGGGACGTGCTGCTCGCGCTCCGCCACCCGCTGCTCCCCTCCCTCCGCGGCGTCGTGGCCACGGACAGCGTCGTCGGGTTCGCCATCGACCggtgcgccggcggcgacctgaACGCGCTGCGGCGCCGCCAGGCCGGGAGGGTGTTCTCCGTCGCCGCGATACGGTTCTACGCCGCGGAGCTGGTGCTCGCGCTCGAGCACCTCCACGGCCTCGGCGTCGTGTACCGCGACCTCAAGCCGGAGAACGTCCTCATCCAGGACTCCGGCCACATCATGCTCGTCGACTTCGACCTCTCCACcacgctcccgccgccgccacctcctccgccgcccgacACGGCTCCGCCGCCACAAACCGCGCGCtcccgcggcgggcggcgcgacagcacgaaggccgccgcggccgtcttCGGGTGcttctcctcgcgccgcgccgcggcgtcacggccgtcgccgtcgtcgtcctcgtcgtcccggtcCCCGCCGTCCACGTCCAGGacggcctcgtcctcctcgtcgtccacgcgctgctcgtcggcggcggcgaagtcgaACTCGTTCGTGGGGACGGAGGACTACGTGGCGCCGGAgatcgtggccgggagcggGCACGACCACGCCGTCGACTGGTGGGGCCTCGGCGTGGTGCTCTACGAGATGCTGTACGGGCGCACGCCGTTCCGGGGGCGGAGCCGGCGGGAGACGTTCCACCGCGTCCTCGCCGCGCGGCCGGACATGCCCGGCGAGCCGACGCCGCTGCGCGACCTCATCGGACTCCTCCTGGAGAAGGACCCGGGCAGGCGGCTCGGCGCGCACGGCGTGAAGCGGCACGCCTTCTTCCGCGGCGTGGACTGGGACCGCGTCCTCCACGTGGCGCGGCCGCCGTTCATCCCGacgcccgacgacgacgacgcgggcgccgccgccgaggcgctCGACGTGGAGAAGGTGCTGCACGAGGCGTTCGCTgcgtcgaccgccgccgccgccggcgagacggCGGCCGTAGAGACGGCCGCGCCGGAGGCCGGCAGTGACAGAGGGAGAGATGAAGATTTCTCCGTATTTTTTTGA
- the LOC4329908 gene encoding leucine-rich repeat receptor-like protein FASCIATED EAR2, whose protein sequence is MPNASPLHHLASLLLLALALAPRPAAPAATDRAALLAFRASLPPPSRAALASWRGPLSESWRGVSLHPPAAAGAPAPAPPPSVSGLALRGLNLSGQLPAAPLALLRRVRALDLSANALSGELPCSLPRSLLDLDLSRNALSGAVPTCFPASLPALRALNLSANALRFPLSPRLSFPASLAALDLSRNALTGAVPPRVVADPDASGLLLLDLSHNRFSGEIPVGITAIRSLQGLFLADNQLSGEIPTGIGNLTYLQALDLSRNRLSGVVPAGLAGCFQLLYLRLGGNHLSGALRPELDALDSLKVLDLSNNRISGEIPLPLAGCRSLEVVNLSGNKITGELSGAVAKWQSLRFLSLAGNQLSGQLPDWMFSFPTLQWIDLSGNRFVGFIPDGGFNVSAVLNGGGSGQGSPSEAVLPPQLFVSVSTDMAGRQLELGYDLQAATGIDLSRNELRGEIPDGLVAMKGLEYLNLSCNYLDGQIPSGIGGMGKLRTLDFSHNELSGVVPPEIAAMTELEVLNLSYNSLSGPLPTTDGLQKFPGALAGNPGICSGEGCSAHSRMPEGKMAGSNRHGWLGGWHGENGWVSLGAFCISTMTSFYVSLATLLCSRKARNFVFRPGRMEY, encoded by the coding sequence ATGCCGAACGCCTCTCCCCTCCACcacctcgcctccctcctcctccttgccctcgccctcgcgccgcgccccgccgcgcccgcggccACGGACCGCGCGGCGCTGCTGGCCTTCCGcgcgtccctcccgccgccCTCCCGCGCGGCGCTCGCGTCGTGGCGCGGCCCGCTCTCGGAGTCCTGGCGCGGCGTTTCGCTccacccgccggccgccgccggcgcccccgccccggccccgccgccctccgtcTCCGGGCTCGCGCTGCGGGGGCTCAACCTGTCGGGGCAGctcccggcggcgccgctcgcGCTGCTCCGCCGCGTCCGCGCGCTCGACCTCTCGGCCAACGCGCTCTCGGGCGAGCTGCCGTGCTCCCTGCCGCGCTCGCTCCTCGACCTCGACCTCTCCCGCAACGCGCTCTCCGGGGCCGTCCCGACCTGCTTCCCGGCCTCGCTCCCGGCTCTCCGCGCCCTCAACCTCTCCGCCAACGCGCTTCGCTTCCCGCTCTCCCCGCGCCTCTCCTTCCCGGCGAGCCTCGCCGCGCTCGACCTCTCGCGGAACGCGCTCACGGGCGCCGTCCCGCCGCGGGTCGTCGCCGACCCCGACGCTtcgggcctcctcctcctcgacctcTCCCACAATCGCTTCTCCGGCGAGATCCCCGTCGGGATCACCGCCATCCGGAGCCTTCAGGGATTGTTTCTTGCGGATAACCAGCTCTCCGGGGAGATTCCGACTGGGATTGGGAATTTAACCTACTTGCAGGCGCTTGATTTGTCGCGTAATAGGCTCTCTGGTGTAGTGCCTGCTGGCCTTGCCGGCTGCTTCCAGCTTCTGTACCTGCGGCTTGGGGGGAATCATCTTTCAGGAGCACTGCGGCCGGAGCTTGATGCCCTTGACAGTTTGAAGGTGTTAGATTTGTCGAACAACCGAATATCTGGTGAAATTCCGCTGCCGTTGGCCGGGTGCCGATCTCTGGAGGTGGTGAACTTGTCAGGAAACAAGATCACAGGGGAGCTCAGTGGAGCTGTGGCCAAATGGCAGAGCTTGAGGTTCTTATCACTGGCTGGTAACCAGCTCTCTGGTCAGCTACCGGATTGGATGTTCTCGTTCCCAACACTTCAGTGGATTGATTTGTCCGGCAATAGGTTTGTGGGTTTCATCCCGGATGGTGGGTTCAATGTCAGTGCCGTCCTTAATGGTGGAGGCAGTGGTCAGGGGAGTCCATCAGAGGCTGTGCTTCCACCTCAGCTGTTTGTGTCAGTGTCCACGGATATGGCAGGCCGGCAATTGGAGCTGGGCTATGATCTTCAAGCAGCTACCGGGATAGATCTGTCTAGGAATGAGCTCCGTGGGGAGATACCAGACGGGTTGGTTGCAATGAAGGGACTGGAGTATTTGAATCTCTCTTGTAATTATTTGGATGGGCAGATTCCTTCAGGTATTGGGGGGATGGGGAAGCTACGGACCCTTGACTTCTCACATAATGAGTTGTCAGGGGTGGTACCTCCTGAGATAGCTGCCATGACAGAGCTTGAGGTGCTTAATCTCTCCTACAATAGCCTATCTGGGCCTTTGCCGACAACTGATGGGTTGCAGAAGTTTCCAGGAGCATTGGCTGGAAACCCTGGGATATGCAGCGGGGAAGGATGCAGTGCGCATTCTAGGATGCCAGAAGGGAAAATGGCAGGAAGCAATCGCCATGGTTGGCTTGGTGGCTGGCATGGAGAGAACGGATGGGTATCCCTAGGTGCATTCTGTATCAGCACAATGACTAGCTTCTATGTATCATTGGCAACTTTGCTGTGCTCCCGCAAGGCAAGGAACTTTGTGTTTCGGCCTGGAAGGATGGAATATTAA